Part of the Sulfobacillus acidophilus DSM 10332 genome, GCGGAACGCCGAGTCGCGGGCCGAACGTGGACACCAGGCCTAACACGGTCGCGCCCAAAAGATTACCGATTAAAAGTCCGATGGCGGCTTGCCAAAAATTCAATCCGAAAAGGGCGACCGCCGCAACCCCGGTCGTGAGGGTGGCGAGTTCCACGTTGGCACCAAACCACAGCGTAAATACCGAAAAAGGTTTCCCATGCCGCTCGCTGTCGGGAATATGCTCAATCCCAATGGGCTCGATTTGGGCAATTTCATCCCCATAATGCGGGGTGACTTCACTGGCCATAGTTGCCTCCTTTGTGCTATGCCACTACCGCGGAAGACTGCTCCCACCGTTTAGTGAACATTCAACATGAATTTATCGCATTTTGTTCGGAAAATCTACCCCGACTGCCGATGACCATAGTCTTTCGCTCTTTCGCGAGAAGATTACAATAGAATGGAGCTCGGATAATCTGAGAAGGGGCGAAGCGATTGAACACCAGTATTTTTCGGGAATATGATATCCGTGCGGTGGTGGATGTCGATTTAACGGACGAGGAAGTGACCACTCTGGGTCAGGCCTTCGGCACCTTCCTGCGGGACCGTCAAGTGACCAGTGCGGTGCTAGGCTGGGACAGTCGGGCGTCCTCACCCCGATGGCGCGACCGGATGACGGAGGGTCTCATCAAAACCGGTATCCATGTGATCGACATTGGACAAGTGACCACCCCCATCTTTTATTTTGCCCGCATCCATTTCGATCAACCGGCCGGGGTCATGATCACCGCCAGCCATAATCCCGCCGAGTTTAACGGGTTTAAATTGGCTTATGGACCCGCCACCATCTACGGTGAGGATATCCAAGAAGTCCGGCGCATCATGGAACGCGGCGAGTTTGCGGAAGGCCGCGGTTCCCGTACCGAGGCCAACCCGGTGCCCGCCTATCTGACCATGTTGAAAGAAAAAATCCGGCTCGGGCCGCGCCGCCCCAAGGTCGTAGTCGATTGCGGCAACGGAACGCCGAGTTTATTTGCCCAGGACGTTATGAAGGCCTTTGGAGTCGAGGCGATTCCGCTTTATTGCACGCCCGACCCGACGTTTCCTCACCATCATCCGGATCCCGTGGTCGCGAAAAACTTAACCGATTTAATTGCCGCGGTGAAGCGAGAAGGGGCCGACTTAGGAGTCGCATTTGACGGTGACGGGGATCGCATCGGAGTCGTGGACGAGACAGGCGAGATTATCTGGGGTGACCGGTTAATGGTGCTCTATTGGCGAGAAATCGCGCCCAAGTATCCCGGCACGCCGGCCATTATCGAAGTCAAGTGTTCCCAGACCCTTTATGACGAAGTGGCCCGACTCGGTGCCAAGCCGTTATTTTATAAAACCGGCCATTCCTTGATTAAGGCCAAGATGCGGGAAATGGGCGCCGTATTCACCGGGGAAATGAGCGGGCATATGTTTTTTGCCGATGAATACTACGGATATGACGATGCGTTTTACGCGGCGGGTCGGCTATTCCGTATTCTCTCCGAAACCGATGCCCCGTTATCCCGGTTATTGGCCGACGTTCCGCATCTGCCGGCAACGCCGGAAATCCGCATCGACTGTCCCGACGAACAAAAAATGGCCGTGGTCGCCAGTCTTCAAAAAACCTATCAGGCCCGTTCAGACGTCTCGGTTATCGACGTCGACGGCCTGCGAGTCGTCTTTCCCTATGGCTGGGGCCTTATTCGGGCATCCAATACGCAACCGGCCTTAGTGGCCCGAGCGGAAGCCGACACCGAAGAGCATTTAAAAATGATTACCGAGGATTTTGATCAAGCCCTCCGGCAATTCCCCTTCGTGCCGCCGGTTGATTGGTCCGGCGAATAAGTTCCCGTAAAAATCCCCGGAACCCCCGGGGATTTTTTATTGACCCATCCCATCACAGGATGTGATAGCCGCCATGCCAAACCGCGATACCCCCTGTAGCACCCTATTTTTCCCGGGATGCGTTATACCGTCTTCTTTTATCAGGATTTTTCTGTTGATTGGTATTTTCGCAATTTATTCTTTATAATTTGAACATCGATTCAATAAATACAAAAACAATTTGTCGGGGTGAGGGTTCCCATGTTGCCGCTCTATCCCTTGGGCCCGGTCGATTGGCTGACCACCCAATCCCTTTACCATACCTTGCCGTTGTTGAACGAAGAAGGCATTGTCCTCTGTTGGCCCCGGACTCCTTATGTTTCTCTGGGGTGTCATCAAGACTGGGCCGATGTCAATCCCGAGTGCGGATTGCCCATCATGCGACGACGGGTGGGCGGGTCGTTGGTCTACCTGGACGCCCAGCAAGTGTTTTACCAAATTGTCGTGTCTCCGTCGCGCCTTTCCCGCCTTTCCCATCCGACAGACTGGTATCGCTGGGCATTAGACCCGGTCGTCGCCCTCTTGCGTTCCTGGGGGCTGAAGGCCGAGCATCATGCTCCGGCCGATATCTGGGTCGGATCGCGGAAAATTTCGGGTAATGCCGGTGGCACCCTAGACGATAAAATAGTGGTCGTCGGGAACATTTTGCTCGATTTCCCGGTAGCTACCATGGTTCGCGCGCGTTATGCCCCCACCCCGCAATTTGCCCAGGCATTCGAAGATACGCTGACCCGCTCCGTCGTCACGCTAAAGGCCCTCCGACCGGCCCTGGCCGACCCCGAGACCGTGCAAGCGGCGTTGGCGCGCCAATTCCAAGACATCTGGCGCGCCACGGTAAAGCCCTTTCCCTGGGCCCGGTGGGATGTGTCTTTACAAAAAACCGGCCGTGAGTTGATTGACCCCGGCTGGCTTATCCAATCCGGGCGACCACGTCCCTTTTATGAAGTCAAAGTCCAAGAAGGCCGGTACTTGAGGGCTCCGAAGGATCCCCGGTTTCATCACTTGACCGTCGAATATGAAACGGCTCGGGGGGCCATCACCCGCATCTGGGGATGGCCGGACGATCCCCTGCCGTTACCCCTTAGCCGAGAACAGCTTCAGATGTGGCCCGTCGTCTCACCGGGGATCGAATGGTTACGACAGTTAGTGGATTTACCCCAACGGTCTCCCCACTCGTCGACGCTCTTTTCCCATTAAATCTTGAAGAAAGTTGGTGATTTATGTGGCAACCGAACCGCGTATTCATTGGCTGGTCCCCGACGATCGGCATTTTGACCGCCACCATCAATGGATTCAACCCCGAGAAACGTTATGGGCAATCGGTGTGACCGATTATACCCAAGACACCGCCGGCGATATTCTCTATATCGCCTTGCCCGCGCCGGGCACCAGGTTAGAAGAAGGGCGCCCCTTTGGCAGCATCGAATCCGGCAAATGGGTCGGTCAACTGTACGCGCCCTTTAACGGCATTGTGATCGCGTCCAATGAACCATTAATCGAATCCCCGCATTTACTCAATCAAGATCCGTATGGCCAATGGCTGATATTAGCGAGCCCCGATCCCGAAGCGCCATTGCCCCCTTGGTTATCGGCCGACGAATATCGACAACAATTGGCCCTATTGGAGGAATCCCGATGAGCGCCCCGGCTTGGCGGGTGCTGGATTTCGGCCCCCTCCCGGCCTGGCAACAAATGGCTTTAGATGCGGTGATCATTCGTGCACGAGCCGAAGACCGCGTGCCGAATACGCTTCGGTTTATGGAGTTTTCTCCGCACACCGCGCTTATCGGTTACCACCAGGCGGTTGATCTGGAAATTCACCGGGATACCGCCCTGAAGTTGGGCGTGGAAATTAATCGGCGGATGACCGGCGGCGGTGCCGTGTATATTGACCAGCGGCAATTAGGGTGGGAATTCTGTCTGAAATTCCCTGACCCTCACATCCGCCCGGATGCCCTTTACCCGGCGTTAGCCTCGGTGGTCATCAATACCTTGCGGCAATGGCATATCTCCGCCGAATTTCGCCCGGTTAACGATGTGGAAGTGCAGGGGCGAAAAATTTCCGGGACAGGGGGAACGGAATATCAAGGAGCTATCATCTACCAGGGAACCCTCCTACGAGACTTTGACATCGAGACCATGATAGAGGTCCTGCGACTCCCGGTGGAAAAACTCTCGGACAAAGTGGCCCAATCTTTCCGGCAACGATTGGTCACGATGAAAGAACTCCTAGGCGAAGCTCCGCCGTTGTCCGCGTTAAAAACCGCCATCATGCGTGCCGTCGAAGAAATCTTCGACGTATCGCTGGTGATAGGCGATCTGACCCCCGCCGAGCAAATGGAATGGCAAGCCACAAAAGAAAGTTACCGTTCGCCGACCTGGATTGACCGGCGATTAGCCGACAGCCACCACGTAGGGCTTCGCCAACTGGCTTATAAAGCACCCGGGGGGCTCATTCGGATTCATGCCTCCGTCGAACCGGAACGCCGCCGGCTTCGCTATGTCTTTATTACCGGCGACTTCTTTGTGCAACCGGACCGAGCCGTCCTTGATCTGGAATCTCTCTTAAAAGAAGCGCCGCTCTCGCCGGCAGCTATCGAAGAGCGGATCGCCGCCCATTATCGAACGGGCGTCCAATATTTAGGCGTGAGCCCTCAGGATTGGTTGCACGCGTTGTCTCCCCTATGGCAGGATTCCCTAGTTTAAAGGAAATGAGGTGTATGTTTTATGGCCCATCCACTACCCTCCCCGTCTGACGATATTGAGCTCCGTCCCCCTTCCGACGATCCGCGGCAAAGTCCGGAATATGTCATGACCTCGTTGGCCGGGGCAATGACCTTGGGCATTGAAAAGGGCAAGTTCGCCCGGCCGGAAATCGTATTGACCGGCCTCAACATCCTGACCACTTATCCCCAAAATTGTGTCGCCAACTGCTCCTATTGCGGCGTGTCCCGCGAACGCCGCACCCCCCGTGAGGAAACCACGTTTATTCGAGTGAAATGGCCCATTGTGGCGGTGGACGAGTTAATCGAGCGCACCAACTCGGTACCGCATCAGATGAGACGGTTATGCGTCGGCATGTTGGCCAATCGGCCCTCCTACCAACACTCGTTGGAAATCATCCGCCAATTTCGCGAAAGAACGCCCCTCCTCATCTCCGGATTAATCACGGCGTCCTTAATCCACAGCCGCCATGACTTGGAGCAGATTCGCGATGCCGGAGCCGACCGGGTAGACATTGCCATCGACGCGGCCACGCCCGAACTGTTTGAGCAACATCGAGGGCGCCCGGTCAAAGGTCCTCATCGTTGGGAACACTTTTGGTGGGTGACCGAACTGGCGACCACGGTCTTCCCGCCGGGTACGGTCGGGATTCATCTTGTCGCCGGACTTGGCGAAACCGAGCAGGAATTTTTAAGCGCATGTCAACGCGCCCAAGATATGGGAGTGGTCACCCATGTATTCTCCTTCAATCCGGAACCGTCGACGCTGCTCGGCGATTACCCT contains:
- a CDS encoding phosphoglucomutase/phosphomannomutase alpha/beta/alpha domain II (PFAM: Phosphoglucomutase/phosphomannomutase, alpha/beta/alpha domain II; Phosphoglucomutase/phosphomannomutase, alpha/beta/alpha domain III; Phosphoglucomutase/phosphomannomutase, C-terminal domain; Phosphoglucomutase/phosphomannomutase, alpha/beta/alpha domain I~COGs: COG1109 Phosphomannomutase~InterPro IPR005844:IPR005845:IPR005846:IPR005843~KEGG: tte:TTE0731 phosphomannomutase~PFAM: Alpha-D-phosphohexomutase, alpha/beta/alpha domain II; Alpha-D-phosphohexomutase, alpha/beta/alpha domain I; Alpha-D-phosphohexomutase, alpha/beta/alpha domain III; Alpha-D-phosphohexomutase, C-terminal~SPTR: Phosphomannomutase), with the protein product MNTSIFREYDIRAVVDVDLTDEEVTTLGQAFGTFLRDRQVTSAVLGWDSRASSPRWRDRMTEGLIKTGIHVIDIGQVTTPIFYFARIHFDQPAGVMITASHNPAEFNGFKLAYGPATIYGEDIQEVRRIMERGEFAEGRGSRTEANPVPAYLTMLKEKIRLGPRRPKVVVDCGNGTPSLFAQDVMKAFGVEAIPLYCTPDPTFPHHHPDPVVAKNLTDLIAAVKREGADLGVAFDGDGDRIGVVDETGEIIWGDRLMVLYWREIAPKYPGTPAIIEVKCSQTLYDEVARLGAKPLFYKTGHSLIKAKMREMGAVFTGEMSGHMFFADEYYGYDDAFYAAGRLFRILSETDAPLSRLLADVPHLPATPEIRIDCPDEQKMAVVASLQKTYQARSDVSVIDVDGLRVVFPYGWGLIRASNTQPALVARAEADTEEHLKMITEDFDQALRQFPFVPPVDWSGE
- a CDS encoding Glycine cleavage system H protein (PFAM: Glycine cleavage H-protein~COGs: COG0509 Glycine cleavage system H protein (lipoate-binding)~HAMAP: Glycine cleavage H-protein~InterPro IPR002930~KEGG: bts:Btus_2481 glycine cleavage system H protein~PFAM: Glycine cleavage H-protein~SPTR: Glycine cleavage system H protein 2); translated protein: MIYVATEPRIHWLVPDDRHFDRHHQWIQPRETLWAIGVTDYTQDTAGDILYIALPAPGTRLEEGRPFGSIESGKWVGQLYAPFNGIVIASNEPLIESPHLLNQDPYGQWLILASPDPEAPLPPWLSADEYRQQLALLEESR
- a CDS encoding Radical SAM domain protein (PFAM: Radical SAM superfamily~COGs: COG2516 Biotin synthase-related protein~InterPro IPR006638:IPR007197~KEGG: bts:Btus_2479 radical SAM domain protein~PFAM: Radical SAM~SMART: Elongator protein 3/MiaB/NifB~SPTR: Radical SAM domain protein), with amino-acid sequence MAHPLPSPSDDIELRPPSDDPRQSPEYVMTSLAGAMTLGIEKGKFARPEIVLTGLNILTTYPQNCVANCSYCGVSRERRTPREETTFIRVKWPIVAVDELIERTNSVPHQMRRLCVGMLANRPSYQHSLEIIRQFRERTPLLISGLITASLIHSRHDLEQIRDAGADRVDIAIDAATPELFEQHRGRPVKGPHRWEHFWWVTELATTVFPPGTVGIHLVAGLGETEQEFLSACQRAQDMGVVTHVFSFNPEPSTLLGDYPQPPIGHYRRIQLGRYLINELGVNVAHFRFNQAGQVASYQVDPDWLDRIIESGRPFMTSGCPDETGETACNRPYGNGRPSEKIRNFPFAPTADDIRDIREQLWSDWAGDTDA
- a CDS encoding biotin/lipoate A/B protein ligase (PFAM: Biotin/lipoate A/B protein ligase family~COGs: COG0095 Lipoate-protein ligase A~InterPro IPR004143~KEGG: bts:Btus_2480 biotin/lipoate A/B protein ligase~PFAM: Biotin/lipoate A/B protein ligase~SPTR: Biotin/lipoate A/B protein ligase) — protein: MSAPAWRVLDFGPLPAWQQMALDAVIIRARAEDRVPNTLRFMEFSPHTALIGYHQAVDLEIHRDTALKLGVEINRRMTGGGAVYIDQRQLGWEFCLKFPDPHIRPDALYPALASVVINTLRQWHISAEFRPVNDVEVQGRKISGTGGTEYQGAIIYQGTLLRDFDIETMIEVLRLPVEKLSDKVAQSFRQRLVTMKELLGEAPPLSALKTAIMRAVEEIFDVSLVIGDLTPAEQMEWQATKESYRSPTWIDRRLADSHHVGLRQLAYKAPGGLIRIHASVEPERRRLRYVFITGDFFVQPDRAVLDLESLLKEAPLSPAAIEERIAAHYRTGVQYLGVSPQDWLHALSPLWQDSLV
- a CDS encoding biotin/lipoate A/B protein ligase (PFAM: Biotin/lipoate A/B protein ligase family~COGs: COG0095 Lipoate-protein ligase A~InterPro IPR004143~KEGG: bts:Btus_2482 biotin/lipoate A/B protein ligase~PFAM: Biotin/lipoate A/B protein ligase~SPTR: Biotin/lipoate A/B protein ligase); translated protein: MLPLYPLGPVDWLTTQSLYHTLPLLNEEGIVLCWPRTPYVSLGCHQDWADVNPECGLPIMRRRVGGSLVYLDAQQVFYQIVVSPSRLSRLSHPTDWYRWALDPVVALLRSWGLKAEHHAPADIWVGSRKISGNAGGTLDDKIVVVGNILLDFPVATMVRARYAPTPQFAQAFEDTLTRSVVTLKALRPALADPETVQAALARQFQDIWRATVKPFPWARWDVSLQKTGRELIDPGWLIQSGRPRPFYEVKVQEGRYLRAPKDPRFHHLTVEYETARGAITRIWGWPDDPLPLPLSREQLQMWPVVSPGIEWLRQLVDLPQRSPHSSTLFSH